DNA from Halalkalicoccus subterraneus:
TACGCCCGCCTGCTCTATCGGGACGCACAGGGCATGGAGACCGCCATGCCGATCGCCGACCCCGACTTCTCGGCGGTCGACGTCTTCGAGCACGCCGAGGACGACGAGTTCGCCCGGTACGTGATCGACCAGGTCGCCCACTGGAACGCGATGGGCGTCGCGAACGTCGTCCACGCCTACGCGCCGCTGGTCGTCTACGTCGGCGGCGCCGTCGCGATCAACAACCCGGAGCTCACCTTAGAGCCCATCCGGGAGAAGTTGGAGGAGATGGTGTTCGTCAACATCCCGCAGATCGAGCTGACGACGCTGGGCGACGACGTCGTGCTCCACGGCGCGATCGCGAGCGCGATGACCGCCGGAACCGGCGATCGGGCACGAATGCGAAGCTGAGGCCCTGCACAGTGGTTCCATAGGTGACACCGGTGGCCGGGCGCGACGACGGGACCGGAAACCAACCCAAACCCTTTCGAGTTCTCGCGGTCTATGGGAGGTAATGAGTATCGACACCGGCGAATCGGCAGTCGCGGAGACCGAGGAGGCCCTCCGCTCGAAGGTCGAGACCTGGCTCGCGAAACAGATGCCGATTATCCAGATGCACGGGGGAACCAGCGCGGTGCGGAAGGCCGACCCCGGCGGCGAAGTGATCGTCGAACTCGGCGGCGGCTGTCGGGGCTGTGAGATCAGCGAAATCACGACGGGCAACATCGAGGCCGAACTGCTGCAGTGGCCAGAGATCGAGGAACTCACCGTCCGCGCGCCCGACGCCGGCGAGAGCTTCGGGATCGATCAGCCCGACAGTATCATGGGAATCGACCGCTCGGAGGGCGGTCGGGGTTTCTGATTACCGGCCGAGCTTGCGCCGGTTGATTGAGACGTTCGTCGGGGTGACGATGATCTGATCGTCGCCCTTCTGGACGATGTCGCCGTTTACCTCCTGGGCGACCTGTCGGAGCTCGTCGATGACGTGTTCGATCGTGCTGTCGCTCGTGCGCAGTCGGACGATGTCGGCGACGACGACGTCGCCGTCGTAGATGGCGTCCTTGATCGCGATCAGGTCGCGCTGGCCGTCGATCTCCGCGATGTGTACCTGGGTGCCGGCTTCCTCGGGCGTCGCCTCGATGTCGCCGGTATCGATCTCGATGTAGTCCTCGACGCTCCGACCCCGACCTCGGCGTTGAGTGGTCTGTTCGCCGAGGAGCTTGTCCATGAACCCCATAGGCGAGGGTCCGCCCGTGCCCGTATAGTTCTTGCGTCCCGACGTTTCGACGGCGGTCCGGTCCCGGCCTCGCGAGCCGAGACGGGTATTCACCACCCAAGCGATCCAACGAGGACGGTGACGAACCGGCGACGTCGCTCGACGGAACGAGGCGACAAGCGGGGCGAGGAGCGATCAGACCGAGAAGGTGTAGAGGTCGTCGCCGACGTGGTGGATCGACTCGACGACCTTCCCCGAATCGCCGACCATCTCCGAGCCGTCGGTGTTCGCCCGGCCGATCGCGAGCACCTTGCCGTGGGACTCCTCGGCGATCGCGACCAGATCGCCCGCTTCGATCCCCTCGTCGGCCTCGACGATCCCCGGACGCATCACGTCCGCGCCGTCCGAGACGAACGATATCGCGCCGGTATCGACGGTGACGACCCCGCGTTCGAGCGCGTGGTCGTTCGCGCCCCGGACGGTGAGAAACGGTTCGTCCTCGTAGTAGAACGCCTGAGGGTCGCCGTCGACGAGCACGAGGTCGAAGGGGCTGTCGGCGATTTCGACAAGTTCGTACGCGTCGCCGTCGATCGAGACGCCGAGGCCCTCCTGGAGCGCTGTTTCGAGCGCGCGCACCTCGTCGTTGCGCAGATGGTGGCGGGAGCTGACCTGCATACCCGAGGTGTCTCCGGGCTCGTCAATAAACCATCCGTTCCGCCTACGGCTGGAGGCCCATCTCCTCGGCCCGCTCGAGCGCGAGGTCGGTCACCTCCTCGGGGCTCAGATCGGATCGGGTCGCGAGCACGCGAGTGAGCATGCCTAGCTGCCGGACAGCCATCTCCTGGAGGTCGTCCTCGTCGACGTCGTTGGCGAAGTAGTAGGCGTCTCTTCCCTCCTCGTGGACGAGCCCGACGTACAGCGAAACGACGTCCTCGTCGGCCAGTCCCTCGATCGCGCGCTCGCGCAGTTCCTCGAACTCCTCGGTCGAACTCATACCGGCGAATGGCACCTCGCGTACTAAACCCCGGCGTCCGAACCCTCGGAACGGCGCAAAAAGGGCTAAGTGGGCCTCGGTCCTCTACCCGAATATGTGGGGCCCCCACAAACAGGGCCAACGGACGGTCACCTGTATCGCCTGTGGAGACGCCGTCAACAGAGCCGACGCACGCGAGTACGACAAGTTCGGTGATCGCTGGGATCGCGACGGGAAGGAGTTCGAACACCTCTGTAAGGACTGTTATCGCGGGCTCTGTCACCAGCCACGTGCGGAGCTCGAAGGGCTGCTCGTCGAGATCAACGCGGGGACCTACCCCCAAGCGGAGTTCCTCTCGTGGTACTGCGCGCTCGTCGACGAGCGCTACGGATCGCTCTCGGAGACCGAACGCGAGCGGTAGGCGACACCTATACTTTTCTTTCGCTCGTAGGCGCGACCATGACCACTCAAGAGGTCGCACGATGAGCGACGCCCAGTCGGAGGCGGGCACCGTCGAAGGACAGGGTCCCGTCGAGATCGACGAGGAACTCGCACGCCACCTCGAGAACAAACGCGAGGAGCTCTTCGAGAAGTTCGAGATCCCCGACGAGTTCCCCCCCGAGGTGATCGAGGAGGCCGAAACCCGCACGGAGGACATCCAATCGGAGATCGAAGCGGAGGTCGACGAACGCCGCGATCTCAGGGATCTCACCACGTGGACGACCGATCCGATCGACGCCCAGGACTTCGACGACGCCATCTCCATCGAAGAGAGAGAAGAGGAGTACGTCCTCTGGGTCCACATCGCGGACGTGACTCATTATGTGAATCCCGAGACCTCGATGTGGTCCTCGGCCGTCGAGCGCGCCAACACCGTCTACCTCCCCGCCTATACCGTCCACATGCTGCCGCCCACCCTCGCGGAGACCGTCTGCTCGCTGGTTCCCAATGAGGACCGGCTCGCCCATACGGTGGAGATGCATCTCGGCAAGGAGACCCTGGGCTACGACGAGATCGAGATCTACAAGTCGGTGATCGAGTCGGACGAGCGCCTGACCTACGCGCAGGCAGAACAGCGCCTCGAGGAGCCCGACGCGCCGCTTCACGAGGAGTGCGTGCTGGTCCACGAGGTGGCCGACCGAATGCACGAGCAACGGAAGGAGGACGGGTCGTTGGTGCTGAACCCGTCGCGTGACCGCGCCCACACGATCATCGAGGAGTGCATGCTGAAGGCGAACAAGGCCGTGACCCACGAACTGATGTGGGGCCGGGGCGTCGAGGCGATGTACCGCGTCCACCCCCAGCCAAGCCCCGACGAGTGGGACAAGGCACTTCAAGAGATCCAGGAGCTCGACGGCGTCTCGATCCCCGGCGAGGCCTGGGACGACCCCCGGAAGGCGGTCAACGCCACCCTGGAGGAAGCGCCCGGGCGCCAGCTGGGCAAGATCCAGTGGGCGGTGATGAAGGTGATGCCACGAGCCCAGTACATGAACGACCCCTTCGGCGGGCACCACGCGCTGAACTTCGAGATCTACGGCCATTTCACCAGCCCCATTCGCCGCCTGTCGGACCTGATCAACCACTGGATCGTCCACACGAACGACGTCCCCGAGGACCTCGTCGCGCTCTGTGATCGGGCCTCCGAGCGCCAGAAGGCCGCCGAACAGTGCGAGCGCGAGTACAAGAAGTTCTTAGAGGAGGTCGGCCTCGATCCCAGCGCGGTGAACAACCGCGGGATCGAAGTCGTTGACGAGGAGTAACCGAGTCGACGGCCAGCGAAGCGGAGTTTCGCGCTACTGGCCCCGAGCGCGAGTCAGCCCCTGACCGCGGGTACCGTCGCTACCGGTCTGTGGAGGACGAATGACAGGGGTAGAACGGACGGCCGACTCGAACGATCGCAAACGAGGAGAAGAAAACGGCAGGGAGTTCAGTAGTGTCGTTCGCTACCGTTGACCTTCTTTGCGGCCCACTTCTTGGCGTCCCGTGCGATCAGTTTGTAGGATTCTGTTTTACTCATACACGAGTTAATATACAGTCAACCGGTAAAAGTCTAACGCATCGCTGACATATACTGAATGATTGTCATATACATACTGATGTTGATATGAATGTCGATGGAATTTGTTGAACGATCGTGGAAGACGGGCAGACCAGAGGTGCAGGGGCGACGGCCACCGTCACACTATTGCATATCGCGGTCGGTACGGGATGCATGGACGATGACCCCACGGTCGACTCGGAGCTGGCCGACGAACTACTCAGCGTCTGTCGAACGACGGTCGGCGACGAGCTGCGTAGCATCACCTACTTCACCGAGGACGGGGTCGAGCAGGTGTACCTCCGCTCGGACCTCGAACGGACGGCCGACCTGATCGGGTTCGCCGAGCACGAGCGCATGGGCTTTCGCTCCCAGTCGGCCTACCGGAACACCCAGTTGGGCGAGTACGAGGCGACGATCCGCATGTTCGAACACGGCTTTCTGACCCGAGTCATCGAGGGGAGACACGGCACCTGGGTGACGACCGATTCGATGGATATCGACCGATTCGAGGAGCTCTCGACCGCACTCAGGAAGGTGCTGGCCGAGTACGACATCGGGGAGTGACGAACCGGCACCGGGAGGAGCGATCTCACCGTATACGTATCGGGACTATCAGTGTCGAGATGCGATGAACTCCGTCGAGCGACCGGTGGAACGACTGACGCGCGAGGAGGGAGGACGCGATCGAGGCCCACGGCCACGACTGACGGCGACGAGATCAGGTGGCTCGACTGAACCGATAACGTCGGGAGTTGTGTGGACTCGCTGGGAGTCCCGCGAGCGAGGGGGGCTTAACGAGTCCACTGACCGGAGTCGAGCGAAGCGAGACGAAGGGAAATGGACTCGCTGGGATTTGAACCCAGGGCCTCTTCCTGGCTTCGTTCGCTCCCTGTTGGTTTCCAACCAAATCATGGAACCAATGCATCCCACTGAAGCCGTACAGGACTATCTCGATGGGAGAACAGATCTTTGCCAATCATCAAAGGCAAATCACAGATACCGATTACAGCGGTTCAAAGAGTGGTGTGAAGAAGAAGGAATCACTAACACAAACGAACTCACCGGACGGAAGCTACACCAGTTCAAAATATGGCGGTCCCAAGAGGTCAACAACGTTACCCTGAAAAACCATCTGGGGACACTAAGACAGTTCATAGCCTTTTGCGAGCGCATAGACGCCGTTGCTGGGGGACTCAGTGAAAAACTCGAACTCCCACAACTGGGATACAATGAGGAGGTGAACGACACCATGCTTTCTCACAAGGAAGCAAAGCGGATTCTTCCCTACCTGAAGAAGTACGAATACGGTTCAGTTCGGCATGTTATCTTCGTCGTTCTCTGGCATACAGGAATCCGTATCAGCACACTCAGGGCATTCGACGTAGAGGACTTCGATTCCCAACAGGGCTTTCTCAGGGCCATACACAGGCCAGAAACGCCTCTCAAGAACCGAAAGCAAGGGGAACGGGAAATCAATCTCAACGACGAAACGGTGGAAATCATTGAGGACTACCTTCGAATGACTCACTCCGGCGTTACGGACACCAAGGGGAGGACACCACTGATTGCAACATCACAGGGCCGGGCACATACAACGACTATCAGGGCACAGATATACCGGGTTACCCGTCCCTGTCATTATCTGAATAGCTGTCCCCACGATAGGGATGTAAACGAATGCGAGGCGGTCAGTAACCAGTATGCATCTAAATGCCCGTCCTCAGTAAGCCCTCATGCGATACGAAAGGGAGCCATCACCCATCATCGGAACAACGGATGGCCTGCCAAAGCTGTTAGTGACAGAGCTGATGTGAGCCAAGAGGTGCTGGATAAGCACTACGACAAGGGAACACAGTCAGAAAAGAGAGAACGGAGAAAAGAGTTCATGAATAACCTCTAATTCACGTAGTCTCTGTCCTGCCACAAATACCACACACCCATTTGTTCCCCGCCCCCTTCCGCTCTCCAGTTGCCTTCACTCTACACCCCCAACAATACTGAGTCTCTATATTGTTCATAGTCATGAGTAACGGCCTACACAACCCACATCAATAACAGTGTGCATATCTACCTCATCGACTCGAAAGGCCGGATATTTTCAGGGTAGGCTACAGTGAGTAGTCCAGTCAACTATCAAAATACAATACAAGCCGTCTCAGGGGGATGATGAAGAACACAGGGGGATTTTGTAGGCTCTTCTATGGCTACTGTTCTTCCCCACAGACGATACTCCGGAGTTCATCAGCAAGGTCACCATGGGCTTCCATGGCTTCGATATCCCCATCAAGCCGTTCCAGTCGGTTCCGAATCCGGCTAATGGTTTGATAGCGATAGTCGTCTTTTACATCGGCAGTCCCACTGATGATTTCCCGTTCTCGGTCTGTCAGCAAAGCGCGAGCCATACAGTATATAACTAATGTGAGATGAAAAACGTTTCTATTATACAGACAACATTGATATTATGAAGTAGACTTATGTGATTGGCAGTATAGTGTCTATGTAGGCCAGATGGTCGCTCGTAGAAAGCGGCCCGGATGTTGGAGCATCCGAACCATGGCCTGGAACACAGACCAATGCAGACTACAAGCCCATCGGCTAAAAGCGACTTGGTAGCATCGGCAACTGAAAAGACAGTCAAGCGCGCGCAGTGGGAATCCTTCAGCTTCGAACTGGAAGCGCCGGGATTAGTCCTGGTTACGAACGACAGTCACGACGAAGACGGACACTCCTACTTGGTCAACGTCGAGACCGACGTTCCGGTAGCGTGTGAATGCAAGGCGTTCGAGTACGGAAATGGCCCCTGCAAACACATGGTCGCGGTGGCTATCCGTGAGCCTGTTCTGAAGGCTGCTCAGGTGGTTCCCATCCCGGACGGTGGACAGACCGACAACACATGCAAAAACGGACAGACAGGCTGCTGTGGCCCAGATGGGGATGACCTCCCATGCTTCGATTGCTATCAAGATAGCCACTAACTCCGCTTCTTAGAGTTCATATTTCCTACACTGTATAGTCAGTAACAGATTACAGGATTTCAATCACCCTCAATCGTATGTCTCGATTGCCTCCCGAAGCGTCATTGTCTCAATATCGCGCTCCTCAACCCATTCGAGCATCTCCCCAATCGATTCCTCGTTTACCTCGTCTTTGAATGAGTGTGCCCCAACTACACCGAGGAGCGCGTTGTTAGCGATTTTATCCAGGTCATGTTTGACCGACTTCTTGTCCGTGAACTCAATGAAGTAGTCTCGCTGGGTCTCATACGGGTCGTACTCGTCAGGATAGTTGATGCGTGACCCATGTTCGGCATTCGCTACACCGTCGTACTGTTCCTTTACGAAAAGGTTCGAGTAGCCCGAATACGCATCATACGGAGCCAATATGGTCGAAACGTCATATCCCATCTCTTCAAGCGCCTTCTTCGAGTCGTCCACTGCCTCATGCATCACATCAGCAGGATAATGAATCTCGGATTCGCCAGCATGGAAATGTTCGTCAACCGGCTCGGTAAGTTTGACCCGACGCTCGCCAGGCTCACCGGCAAGACCTGCAACCTCCCGAAGCACCTTCGTCTCACCATTAGTGATTTCGACCGTTTCACCCTCATGATGGCCGTGTCGATAGCCCTCCGCCGACACTATGATATCACTGTGATTGGTGTCTTCTGTGAGCGGAAACGACGCGAGTGGACGATGCTCCTTGGTATGGCTGGCAATTTCCCAGCCTGCCTCGACTAGTTCGTCTAACTCCTCGGTATCCATGTAGCCCGATGTCCCAACCCACTCACTCACAATCCCGGTCGTCGCGGGTGCATCGAACGCCTTGTGAGCAGGTAATGCCTGCGTGTAGTCCTCCATTGGCCCATCGTCATAGACGAAAACGATGGCTCCGTTCTCCGGCAGTGTTGGCTGTGGGTCCTCTTCTTCCTCTTCCTCCTCCGGTTCTTTAGCTTGCTCTTGGTCGGCGTGTAGTGGCTTGCTCTCAGTCGTCGTCTCTTTCGGACTCTTACGCCCGCTGTCGCTCTGTACCCCGAATAATTGCTTTATCTTGGAGATGAACCATGAGAACAGCCCTATCCCAAAGACATTTTGCAGAACCCCCCGGCGCGTTGGTTGCCTTCCCCTCATACAACTATCCACTTTGCAACTGTTGTATAATGTTTTTGGAATGACGATAGGAGTGATAAGAAGTACCAAAAAAGACAGTCCAAGCTGCACAATGGGGGAAGCAGGCTACTCAGTCGGTTACAATGGTAGACGGTGACCAGGCTATCAAAACCTGTCAAAACGGTCAGACGGGCTGTTGTGGCCCAGTTGGGGATGACTTGCCCTGTTTTGATTGCTTCAAAGAACAAGAGCGATAGCTGCTACTCCTCGTAGCGAATTACTATTTATTGACCCGGATTATAGGTGAGGTGTTAGAGGTCTTGGCATGGCTGAATGAGCATCTCGGACGGTAGTCAACCCTATTTGGTCAATGAGGACAACTACGAATACGTGCCTGAAGAGCTACAGCTGGATATGAGTAAAAGACGCTAAAAAAGCACAGAAATCAGCTTGTCGCCGTTTGAAGGCGCTTCGGCTAAGGCTGAGGCCGTTAATTATTCTCCCATCCTATTTGTGTATACTATTAGTCACTTCCCACCCCAGAAATGTCAAAGAAAATTGACTACTAATCCGTTATTCGACGGATAAATGTTTTGCAAATTAGTAGTACGGTTTTTCTGATTCTCCATTAATCTCCAGTATAGAGTGCATAAAAACGAAGAATTCTACTAGACAACTCTAAAACCAAATGTATCCAAGGATATTTTACCCCCCATTTCGAATAAACGACCAGATGAGATAGCCCAAGTCGGAAGCAACCCCGACCGGTTGAACCCGGCCAGTGTGTTGGGCCGCCATGACGCCGCGGAGGCCCCGCGGAAGAGGTCCCAACATGACCCCGCGCCATGACCTCCCTCGGCGGCATGGTTAAGGAACAACTCGGGCAAGCAACACCGGCGCTATTGATGTAAGCTCCCCGGTTCTAGTGGCCAGGAAACCATCACAACTAGGGTAATTGCGGGGTATTATTATCGAATACCCTCTTCGCGTGGGTTATCGCGAATTGGCTTGGTCCGCTGTAGACGGGCCAAACCATAACAACAAGATACTGCACATGAAGATAGAGCTACTTGCCGATAAGACTATTGTACAGGTTATTGAGACAAAGCGGCCTAGGCAAATGAAGAAGGATGGCCATGGGAAGTGACAAAATCGAGTCACATGATGACTGGGAGGTGGTTCGGCTACCGACTCTCCTTATCCAGATTTCACGTGATGAAGAGATAGCGCCTCGAGAAGATCTCCGACGGGCCGTCATGAACCGGGAATACATTGCTCCCGAAACCGCCGACATGGTCATTCAGTCGGCTATTGATGATGGTATTATTGAGCGGCACAACGGCGAGGTACTTCACCTTCTTGAAGATGGGAAGGTCCTATTTGAGGACTTCGACCATGACGAGTAACGCTGATTCGGTCACCATTGACAAACTCGTCGATAATGTCCGAGAAGACCCTAACCTCATACCGGAGGAGAAGGAGTTCACGTTCACAGGCGTCAAGTCCAATCGTGAAGTCCAGGTCTACGCTGAGATTGCTGGGATGATGCGACGACTACTCGTTCATCCCGAGTTCACCATTCAGGATGTACGAGACCTTGAAGGAAACCGACTCAAGCTAGATGAGTACGATGACGAGACGGTGACGGGTGTTCAAGGCCGGATACCAGTTGGTTGTCTGAAGGTGAGAGCGTCGAGTCGCTCGACATCTGGCTATGCTGATATTATATCTTGGGGAAGGAATCGGGACAGAACATCAAATCCAGAGGACGTTGAGGACCACGACGTGAGTGAGGAATACAAAGCGGATGATGAGTGAGATGTTGACTACTTCATCTGGTCGGTGCTGGTAGCAAAATAGCTCAAGCTAGAGGAAATAATCGGATTTCTTATAGATAATACTCTCCCTGGATTGAAATAATAGTTCCCCGGTGGCGTTCCGTGGTTCGACTCCACGGCGGGGATTGCCCGAAAGGGCACCCGAATACGAGGCAGCTCAAAAGTCGATTTTCTTACTACGATAGAAGAACACATAATGAGATTAGTGAGTTCTATCCGCTGAGATTAGTGGAAATGACCGTTGGGGTCTGAAACGCAATACCTTGACTCAGTATTGAGCTCCCTCATCGGAACAGAATTTAAAAGAAACATGAATATAACACATTTAAAAGAAGATAGACAAAACGAATCAGATATCGACTATCCTGGTCCTATCGCTACACAGGACGAGGACACCTTAGGTCAATCAATACAATCGAACGTCGAGGAGTGGATAGACCTAAATGAGAACGTTGTCTGGGTCTACGACCTCCCCAATGCGAACTTGAAGGCCAAAGATATCAAGGAGGCACTTGAAGACCGACAGTATCCGGTAGAGGGGAAGGAATGGAGTGATTTCATCGACTGGCTATCTGGACTCCTATCCAACGAGTATGTCGATGGATTTCAAGCCTTCAGTGAAGAGACCAACGGCAATTGGGAGGTCCGAATCGCTCGTCGGTCACCGGCAGAAGTTTGGACCGATATCAAAACAGCATATGACGATACGGACGTCATGAAGCGCGACGTTCGACAACAAGCTGTTGACCAACTTCGACGGGAGTTCCAGGTCATTACTATGGCGGAGACCGGGGAGTTGTACTGTTACGACCGTGAAGCGGGCATCTACCGTTCTGATGGTGAACGTGTTGTGCGAGAGCAGCTCGAAGACCGACTACGGGAACATGCAACTCGAAGAGATGTCAACGAAATTCTACACAAGCTCAAAGCAGGACAGTCGAGAACGGCTGACGAGTTTCGAGGTCCGAGTGGTCTGGTCTGTGTCGAGAACGGTGTCATTAACATCTCCAGTCCATCGGACCTGACCCTGCGTACTCATAGTCCCGAAGACGAGTTCCGGTCTCGGTTACTCATTGGATTCGACCCTGATGCGGACTGTCCGACCTGGAAGGACTGTCTCGACCAGTGGGTATCCGATGGGGATGACCGTCAGAAGCTCCAGGAATTCGTCGGCTATTGTCTCCATCACTGGGACCAACCCTTCCAGAAGGCATTACTCCTCGTTGGCCCGACTGGAAGCGGGAAATCCACGTTTCTGAACGTCGTAAACGAACTTCTTGGTCACGAGAATGTCGCCAATCAGTCCTTGCAAGCGCTGGCGAACCAACGGTTTGCGAAGGCAGAGTTGTATGAGAAGTTCGCCAACATCTACAACGACTTGGACGCAGCGAGTGTTCAGAATCCAGGTGTGTTCAAGACGTTAACTGCTGGGGACTCCATCATGGTTGAGCGAAAGAACAAGGACCCGTTTCGATTTCAGCCAACCCAGAAGTTGCTCTTCGCGGCCAATCAAGTCCCGAGTGTAGACCATGATGACGATGCATTCTACCGTCGATGGCTTATTGTCGAGTTCCCAGAGACGATTCCGTCGCCCGACCGAAATCCGAATCTCGAAGACGAACTCCAGGAGGAATTACCGGGAATCCTCAACTGGACACTCGATGGGTATGCCCGATTAATGAAGCAGGGTCAATTCACTGGAGACCAGACTATTGAATCAACTCGGTCGTTCTGGCATTCGTATGGGACGTCGATAGAGCAGTTCCTTGAGGAGAAGGTCGACATTATTCTCGAGGCCGAAACACCGGAGGAGGACGTGTATGATGCCTACTGCGAGTTCTGTGATACTCAGGGACTTCCGGCACGTCCGAAGCAGACAGTGACGAAAGAACTCAAACGACAAACGAATGTCGAACAAACCCGTCCGGATATCGACGGGGAACGGGTTCGGTGTTACTCCGGTATCACCCTCTCAAACGGCGATTCCTTGGAACCAAATAGTGAAGAGGACGATGACGAGAGTTCTAGCTGGTTAGACGATGTTGAATCTGAATCCTTCTGACTGTCAACCATCCTCTTCATCACCTATAGTCATGTCCAGGGTAATTGCAGACTATCTCAATCACTTGAAGTAGGAGTAGTAGAAAAAAGAGTCGGGTAGACCCTAGCCACCTTGGACGGAGACTTCAACAGCCTTAATTGGTATAGTCGTGGTTCAACTCCGTAGCGGATTATACCTGAGAAGGCAAGAAAACAATACAACATATCATCCCTATAGAATATCATCAGTGGTATCGGCCTCCCGGAACTCACCTAATGATGTATACTGTCGTGATTGAGGCCAGCGATTCTGGTATGGAATAGGGTCCTCAAGTTCATGCAGAGAATCCGGCTCAAAAACGACGACCTTCTTGTCGGAGTCAAACTTGGCTTGGTCAACATATGACTCCAATGGACGCGCTAAAGATGCCTCATTCGCCTTAACAAGGTCCTTTATCCTTGCAACGTATCGAATTTCACTTTCACCTTCCGAGACATACATCGCAGCGAACTCGGGATTACGACCAACACGAACGAACCCCCAGGCATTGTTCTCCTTGAGAAATGGAATACCCGATTTCTTTGTGGGGAATACGGCTACTGTCGCATTGTTATCACCCTCTATTTCCTGCCGGGAAATACGTCCTACGATGGCATTTGCACCTTCTTCTGGTATCCATTCTGACTCATCGGGATCATCGAGATTGATACGTTGCTCGGTCCGAGACCGACCTTTGTTAATCTCCTGGCTCTGCTCATCAAGAGTAGCAATCAGTCCATCGATAAACTGCTTTGCTTCCTTTTCTATCTGCTGTGATGCGACGTCTCCAATCTCACTGATTACGACCTGTCC
Protein-coding regions in this window:
- a CDS encoding tyrosine-type recombinase/integrase — translated: MHPTEAVQDYLDGRTDLCQSSKANHRYRLQRFKEWCEEEGITNTNELTGRKLHQFKIWRSQEVNNVTLKNHLGTLRQFIAFCERIDAVAGGLSEKLELPQLGYNEEVNDTMLSHKEAKRILPYLKKYEYGSVRHVIFVVLWHTGIRISTLRAFDVEDFDSQQGFLRAIHRPETPLKNRKQGEREINLNDETVEIIEDYLRMTHSGVTDTKGRTPLIATSQGRAHTTTIRAQIYRVTRPCHYLNSCPHDRDVNECEAVSNQYASKCPSSVSPHAIRKGAITHHRNNGWPAKAVSDRADVSQEVLDKHYDKGTQSEKRERRKEFMNNL
- a CDS encoding RNB domain-containing ribonuclease — translated: MSDAQSEAGTVEGQGPVEIDEELARHLENKREELFEKFEIPDEFPPEVIEEAETRTEDIQSEIEAEVDERRDLRDLTTWTTDPIDAQDFDDAISIEEREEEYVLWVHIADVTHYVNPETSMWSSAVERANTVYLPAYTVHMLPPTLAETVCSLVPNEDRLAHTVEMHLGKETLGYDEIEIYKSVIESDERLTYAQAEQRLEEPDAPLHEECVLVHEVADRMHEQRKEDGSLVLNPSRDRAHTIIEECMLKANKAVTHELMWGRGVEAMYRVHPQPSPDEWDKALQEIQELDGVSIPGEAWDDPRKAVNATLEEAPGRQLGKIQWAVMKVMPRAQYMNDPFGGHHALNFEIYGHFTSPIRRLSDLINHWIVHTNDVPEDLVALCDRASERQKAAEQCEREYKKFLEEVGLDPSAVNNRGIEVVDEE
- a CDS encoding DUF7562 family protein, whose translation is MWGPHKQGQRTVTCIACGDAVNRADAREYDKFGDRWDRDGKEFEHLCKDCYRGLCHQPRAELEGLLVEINAGTYPQAEFLSWYCALVDERYGSLSETERER
- a CDS encoding SWIM zinc finger family protein; this translates as MQTTSPSAKSDLVASATEKTVKRAQWESFSFELEAPGLVLVTNDSHDEDGHSYLVNVETDVPVACECKAFEYGNGPCKHMVAVAIREPVLKAAQVVPIPDGGQTDNTCKNGQTGCCGPDGDDLPCFDCYQDSH
- a CDS encoding cell division protein SepF, which gives rise to MGFMDKLLGEQTTQRRGRGRSVEDYIEIDTGDIEATPEEAGTQVHIAEIDGQRDLIAIKDAIYDGDVVVADIVRLRTSDSTIEHVIDELRQVAQEVNGDIVQKGDDQIIVTPTNVSINRRKLGR
- a CDS encoding polysaccharide deacetylase family protein, translating into MRGRQPTRRGVLQNVFGIGLFSWFISKIKQLFGVQSDSGRKSPKETTTESKPLHADQEQAKEPEEEEEEEDPQPTLPENGAIVFVYDDGPMEDYTQALPAHKAFDAPATTGIVSEWVGTSGYMDTEELDELVEAGWEIASHTKEHRPLASFPLTEDTNHSDIIVSAEGYRHGHHEGETVEITNGETKVLREVAGLAGEPGERRVKLTEPVDEHFHAGESEIHYPADVMHEAVDDSKKALEEMGYDVSTILAPYDAYSGYSNLFVKEQYDGVANAEHGSRINYPDEYDPYETQRDYFIEFTDKKSVKHDLDKIANNALLGVVGAHSFKDEVNEESIGEMLEWVEERDIETMTLREAIETYD
- a CDS encoding ROK family protein, whose product is VYLHNDTIAGVIGERFHADRNPDDMVYLTISSGIGAGVCVDGNVLTGWDGNAGEVGHMTVDPEGLRTCGCGHDGHWEAYCSGNNIPKYARLLYRDAQGMETAMPIADPDFSAVDVFEHAEDDEFARYVIDQVAHWNAMGVANVVHAYAPLVVYVGGAVAINNPELTLEPIREKLEEMVFVNIPQIELTTLGDDVVLHGAIASAMTAGTGDRARMRS
- a CDS encoding DUF7522 family protein, with amino-acid sequence MDDDPTVDSELADELLSVCRTTVGDELRSITYFTEDGVEQVYLRSDLERTADLIGFAEHERMGFRSQSAYRNTQLGEYEATIRMFEHGFLTRVIEGRHGTWVTTDSMDIDRFEELSTALRKVLAEYDIGE
- a CDS encoding RNA-binding protein; amino-acid sequence: MQVSSRHHLRNDEVRALETALQEGLGVSIDGDAYELVEIADSPFDLVLVDGDPQAFYYEDEPFLTVRGANDHALERGVVTVDTGAISFVSDGADVMRPGIVEADEGIEAGDLVAIAEESHGKVLAIGRANTDGSEMVGDSGKVVESIHHVGDDLYTFSV
- a CDS encoding NifU family protein, which translates into the protein MSIDTGESAVAETEEALRSKVETWLAKQMPIIQMHGGTSAVRKADPGGEVIVELGGGCRGCEISEITTGNIEAELLQWPEIEELTVRAPDAGESFGIDQPDSIMGIDRSEGGRGF